DNA from Triticum aestivum cultivar Chinese Spring chromosome 7D, IWGSC CS RefSeq v2.1, whole genome shotgun sequence:
AACTACCAAGTGTGAAAACTGCTCGCTTTGCCTGGGTTAAACCCGAATCTGACTGCCCCACCCCACTGTTTAGGTGCCAGCGTGGCAAAGCGCTCATGGCCAGCCGTTAACGCCCGTGATCGCCTGTCCTCGTAGCCACCCGCGGACCCAAGCTCCCGCCACGCCCGCGCCCCCCGCTCGTCTCCCCTGGCCCGCTGCAGTGGTCACCGGAGCACCGCCGGCAGTCGCCGACCCCACTGCGACCGGATCCTGCAGCCTCACCTCCCTGGCGTAGCCCTGCCGCCCAGCGAACCGCCCCGTGCCGCCTGTCGCCATGGCCTCGCCCCGAGCGGCTGCCGTCCCGGGGCTCGCCGCTGGCAAACCTCCCCATCACCGTCCAGCCTCGTCGTCGCCAGATCCGGCAGAGGCCGCCCCGAGTCCGCCTCTCTCGGACCTCCCTGCCGCCCTGCTCGCACCGGAGCGCTGTCTGCAGGTCGCGCCGTCTCCTCCAGATGCGGCCGCACCGCCATAGTACTTCATCTTCTCCGCCTCCGGTGAAGGCCGCCGCCGTTTTGATCTCTTTCTACGGTGACGGCAAAGTTAACGGTGCTGACTTTTTCCGTCCTGACATATGGGCCACACTATCATAAACGAGCCAAAGCGAGCAGTGTGCACACTTGGTAGGTTTTAGCAACAGATTAGgacaaaagtggtagtttttggcACAAAATCGTAAAGTGATAGTTTTTCGACACGTTTccatgaattgtggtagtttttggttaaatactcctgGAGGGAAGATGGTCAAAATCATGGCAAGTCCAGAACCTGAAAAAAAAGACACTAACTactaagggctcctttgattcaaaggaattctagaggattgaaatccttacgaatttttcctatgttggccctttgattcataggattggatcccataggaatttttcctatgaaatcttttgtactacattttaTGGAAAACCTAagatccactccaacctctttttacaTTTCCTTTGTTTTTCATGTAACATCAAACACTCCttgctaatcctataggattcaagttgACATGCCACCCCAATCCTATACTTTTCCTATCTCtacattttcaaaatcctatgaatcaaagaggccctaagggcaactccaacggTGACCCTCAAACCGTCTGCTTCCGTCCGGATCGAGCGGTCTGGACATGTTGTGCCATCCAATGCGGGCCTGTATCGGTCCGTAGGGCGGTTCAGACGTACTTTCTTCCGTAAACCGGAGACAAACGTGTGTGGGGGGCTTTGCAGGCGTCCGGACAGCACCCAAGGCCGCTTCTGACCGtcttggcccacccaaagcccctccctcgcccgcgcgtctCCCGCCCGAAACAATCAGCGCCGCTCCAGAGCGTCAGTGCCAGCATTCATGCCCACCAAGAGCGGACGTGACCGCTCACCGGCGTCCGCATTGAAGTGGCGCGTCGGCCGAGAGAGAGCCACCCGCgacgcttcccggtgcacgcgactgctccgcgttcaaatgaCACGATGGTCGTctgtccgtccgtctgccgcccacattaatgacatgcGGTCACCACTCAAAAAAAAACTCCCCTATTGAGAGAAGATCACGTGCGAAAAAAACTAGCTACGCAGGCATTAAGGACGACGTGCGGTACGAGCATCCATGCTCGTACCATATGATGCTGCTGCCACCTTgtcgactacttcaaccccgtgtGTTCAGATTTCACACACGGAGAAGAAAGAGACCAGAACCACGAACCAGATTCTAAAAAACTCACGccctccatcatcatcatcatcaatacctCCAATCATGATCCGAAGGGGGAATCCACCAAAGGGCACCGCCACGCCATCACCCCAATCAAGGAGACTATGACATCAATCTTCATCATTAGCGTCATCCACATCCTTGTCACCAATCCCTCCATTCATCTCATTGTAATTAATACCATATCCTAATTTGGATTCATATGTGTGTTAAATTAATCATTAATCTGTTATGACAATGAACACCTTTATTGTTCCTATTGTATATAGATTTATGGATGTACTGCTTGTATAATGTCAACACATCGTATATATTTGGCTTGGACATGAAAAATATTCCATTCTGCGGTTTTTCACATGGTTATGTTACTTACCACATTCTTATTTGTTTAAGAGACACACTTGGCTAACCTATGAACCTCGATCCATTTTTAACATAAGAATCACCTTCCAGCAACTTTCATGCACACTTTTGTTTTCAGTTATATTTTGCTCCAACAAGATAAAAAAATCATTTACCATTTTGTCGTTTAATTATCTTATACAACTAGTAATGCTAGCAAGGTTGACACCCTTATTGAATTTTTTTTCGAGCAATCGCAGCATGAAGGAGCCAAAAGTGGTGATAGGTGGCCCACAACCTGCACCACCTTGTCCTTATCAAGCATCTACCTCACGTGCGACATGTGACGTAGTGCGGCGCCACGTGCCAACTTTGCCATGGTTCGCAGGTTCCACGAGGTGCCCACACTAGTGGCGTCCTACCGGGATGGGGAACGAGTTGATGAAGACAGACGGCATAACGTCCCCGACGCGGCCCTTGAGCGTCACCATGCGCGGGCTCAACAATGGTGGCCAAGACACCCCCACGCCTCATGGCGATGCACTACTCATGTATGTGAACTTAGCCATGAATGTATCTCCCTACCTTGTTTCCTATTCCTCTTGGACAAAGGTTGAACCCAACTCGCGGCTCTAAAATCTACCACCGTCGTGCCCTAGAGCTGTCGTGATGCCTTAGTTTTtcttttctcgaatacgcacaagCATGCGTATCATATATTATAAAAAGAAAAGGGGTTGAAGAGCCGGAAAGTGCATTGATGAACCTGGATACATATGAACCCACTTTGAAAAACACATTCCTGAATGCTAAAAAAAACTGAAGAAGGTTGCACGCATACGTCTTCATGTTGTATGTGCGTGTATAAAGTTTCAcgaaaaaaaatctttttttatGGCCTGTGAAAAGAAGACAAAAATATGTCGTAAAACGCTATTCAGAAGCACCGCAATTTGTCTTTTCCGGAGGCAAAACAAAAAAGACATTTTTTCACAAAACTTTGTGTCGCGCACACACATTTGCCAACATGTATGcatgaaattttcttttgaatttttcAACATTTTAAAACACGTTTAAAATGCATTTTTCAGAAAATGAGTGCATATGCCCTTGGGTTGAGGATGTACCGACTCATGACCCTCTACATGGGTTTGTTATATGCCTTAGCTTAGGTCCTCACTGCCgactatatctggccatgggccgggcctaaaaaagcccatggccaaaaactgaggcccaggccctcccatgccctaccatcgggcctacttttcaagcccaagcccggcccatctggtaaaaagccctgaaaagcccttagggcttagggccgtgggccgagcctcttccttaaaataccaatatgccaagcccaagcccgtccaggccctgcgggtgggctcaaaactcaggcccaagcccggcccatgggcaagcccatcgggcctaggccctagattttagggccgggcctgggtgggccgacagggccgggcctgagatggccaggactactgCCGACGCTTCACCCCTTCTCCTCCCACGCCATAATCATTGTCCGTTCTACTCCACGATGACATTTCAAGTACCTGTTGTTTTTGTGCCGTCAGCAATTTTCATTTTCCTGACAATTACAAATCTAAATGTTTTTTTTAAAACACATGCATGCGCATGGAGGTGCTTCCCTGGCCAGCCGTCTTTACCCCCCGAGTTGCGATGAAATTACACACGTTTGCCACTGTCCAAGCTGAACCGAGCCCCGATCCCCGACCCGGCGACAGACCAGGCAGCCCCGATTTCTAGGGttctcctccgcctccgccgtccGGCAGCCGCCCACCGGCGCGCTCCCGCGTCGCCGCCTCAAGAACCCCGTCGGCCCCCTCCACCCCCTCACCCACCTCCATTGCCTTCCGCTCCGCTCCGCCCCCTACCCCCATCTGCCTCGGCCACAGTGaccggccggccggccgccgcAGGAGCTCGGCCGAGGCGACGGGCCGCCGCAGAAGCTCCACCCCGGCACCGCCTTCGCTGCCCCTCTTCTCTTACCCGGCCTCCCTGCGCCCGCCGGCTCGACCCCGCAGCAGTTCGGCCCTGAGGTAAAAAAACCCCCAACTTTTGTGATGTACTGTAGTACTACATGCCCCTGTGCCATGAGGGAATGCTTGCTGCTCAAGCTGTGGGTTTGCTGATATTGCACGATTGGAGGAGAAAACATCTGGGCTTTTTTTTTTGCTAGAGAATTGTGATGAGTTGTTTGCTATTTCCGTTCGTGTGCGATGCATTGATCCATGATTTCAGAGTACATTTCAGGGAGCCAGTTTGCCTAATTTCTGACCCCCCTTTGCTTCTAATTGCGACATTCCAGGTGCCCTGCCTGATGCGTTGATTCTACTCAAGCGGATGGCCAACACCCGGTCAGGAGGGGCGAACAATGAGGGGGCAGGGGACGCCAGTGCAAGGAAAGGCAGCGCCATCGCCAAGTCTGCATCCACCTCCACCTCGTCTGCCGGTGGAAGGGAGTCTAGAAGCTCGTCCACGCGTGAAACAAGCGATGAGCAGAAGCCAAACCTCAGGAGGTCGAACCGAGAAACAAGAGGAAAGAACCCCGTTGGGACAACCACCGTCAGTTCTGCCTCCACACCGGTTTCGCAGAAATCTACGAGGGGCAGGAGCAACCCCAGCACGCCTGATACCCCGAAATCGTCGCCAAAGAAGCTAAAAGGGCCGACAATGAAGGCTGGTACCCCAAGAACGTCCGACAGAATAAAGAAAAGTACCGTTTCAGCTTCGACCGCTTCAAATGATTCAAATGGAGTTCCTAGTCCAGTGGCTACTCCCGACAAAACCGTAAATGGACAAATTGATGAACACAACTCAGCAAAGCATAAGCATGATGATGCTTCCGAGAGTGGTACCAGGTCATTGAAGAAGCAGAAAAGGCTAACTGCAAAGAGCTATACAAGTCTCTTCAAGACATCTTCTGAAGAATATGAAAAATCCCCTGGTACTTAACTTGATTTCCCTGTGATTTTGAACGCATGTTTTGCTTGTCCAATCAACTGGGATGATAGTCACAGTTTAGTTTGCCTGTTTCATTATCACAGTTGGTCTGTTTGTTGCAAACACCCATCTCCAAGACTTTGCTGTTTGCTGCATATGATGTAGGTTCATCTTAGATAGCTGAAGATGTAATGCTTAACATATTCTCGTGACAGATTCGGTTAGGATGAATTATTACTAGCTTGCTGCATGCTCTAAAAACAACGCAGGACGTTCCATGCAAAGCACTCGTATTGAAATAACTGACTTAACATTTTAATAGCCTTGTATAGCTTGTTATCAATGAAATTTTGGCATGTCAATTCTTTTCATTCCAATGACTTCATCCCTTCATCTATCTTTGGTGATGTATTCCCTGCTGCTACTTTTAAAGGCTACGAAGGAAATGCTTCCATGGTGGACGCGGAAGACAATGGCTCTGTTTTGAGGTATGAAGAAAGTGGCGCACATGAAGAagatgacaaggcacatttaagtCAAGTCGTCAATAATTGTCTGGAAGGCTATACTTCTGGCCAGTGTGAACCTCCCGAGGTGATATTGGAGACAGATGGGTTGAAAAGTGATGTTGAAAAATCTGCTCAGTGTGAAGCTCCTGAGGTGATATTGGAGACAGATGGGTCAAAAACTGATGTTGAAATATCTGCTCCCATTTCAGAGGTTTGCTCAACCATCTTCTATTCTTTTGAGTTCTTGTTTTTTTAATTATACTCATTATGAAATCAAGGCGTTGCTGTAAGTACCAGTCCTCTCTGCCTTCATACTTTGCAGGTCTTAACCCCAGAGTAGCAAATTAGAATTAAATACCATATTCTGGTAATAGATTAATATGTTCTTTCGTTGTTCCATATCACATATCACCTCTTGGGCTTAAATTATTACAACTCTTGACCTTACATTATCACAAAGCATTGTTGTAAGTATCATTGTTATTTTCCTTCATCCTTTATAGGTCGTAAGTCTCGAGTAGCAAAATAGGAGTAAATAACTAAACACATGTTCCAGTAATACATCAAAACGTTCTTTATTTGCACCTGCATTATCTCGTATAACGTCTTGAGCTTCTTACTTTATTATAgtattacctccgtcccaaattagttgtcttactaaaacatgtctagatacatccgtatctagacaaatcgaaGACAACTAATTTGCGACGGAGGGAGTGCAATTTATGCAGGACGCAGTGTTCACCTGACATAATACTTTGTATAGTTTCCTTTTAGCAACTTGAGCATATGCTTGATTTTTTGTAACATCCTTGCTGCTTCAGTATGTTGGCTTGTTATTTGCAATGTTGCTTTTCTTTCTCTTGTCATCCTACCATCTGTATCAAAGGACTTGGTTACATTATCAATTCTTGTACAGGCACATATGACTGCTGATCTGTGCTCGCAAAATATTGTGGCTGAAAGCAGTCCTGCAATGGATGCTAGAGAGCCAACTCATGACTGTTCAGAGTTCGCACTTCACACTGCAATGGGCCGGAAAGCGGACTCATCAAAATTTGTGGAGTATTGGGTTCCTGCTTGCCTTTCACGAGTGCAACTAGAAATGTACTGTTATACCTTACTTTCAAACTCACCAGCGCTTCGATCACATTCAAAAACTGACAGTGTTGGTGCTCTTCGCAACATTCTTGTATCCCTCCGGAAGGTTAGCTGTTAAAATTTCTGAGCATGCATGATACCTTCTTTTCACAGTAGGGAGAGACGGAATCTGCAGTGGTACTCATTGTGCATAGCTAACTGTCTTTACTGATCTTATCATGCAACAGTGCTGCGACCACCCTTATCTAGTAGATGCAATGCTCCAAACCTCACTTACCAAGGGCTACCCAGTAACTGATATCCTAGATATTGGAGTGCGTGCGAGTGGCAAGCTACTGCTTCTTGACAAAATGCTCCGAGAAATCAAGGGAAAAGGGCAGAGAGTTCTTATCCTTACCCAGGTGAGCGTTTTGTGGTACCATGCCTCAAATAATCTCTTGCTTCCATTATTTAATTTTGGCCCAATTTATGTAGTAATGCCTGTTATGTGTGATTCATTACTacttcctctgttccaaaatatttgAAGTTCTAGGTTTGTCCCTATTAGAGATGGCTCATCCTGAAATAAGTTCATGCTCAATCCTTTAGTTTTAAGGAGGCATCTCTGACCCTCCTCAGGGTCTGGGTTTCCCTCGTTGTCTTGATTCTGAAATTTATCTTTCTTTGGTACAATCCACATACGGTTCACTTCAGAAACAACATTTTGCAAGCACATGTTCTAACATCTTGGCATCGgttaaaaaaaaacatgttttggtACATTTTAATTGCTGACAGGTATATCCCTTATTAAGCTCATTGTTTGGGTAGTTTCTGATTCATCATTGTTAGAATTAAATATCATGATCTTTTGGAAAGGTTTCCCAAGCTTACCAGTGCAATATGACGTTTCTTTCTTCTGTGTGCAGTCCTGTGGTGGGGCTGGCAACCCAATGGGTGACATTTTGGATGATTTTGTCCGTCAAAGATATGGTTTCGAGTCATATGAACGCCTGGAGCGTGGTCTCGCTGTATCAAAGAAACAGGGTGCAATGAGTATGTTCAATGACACGACTAAGGGCCGGTTTATTTTCTTGATTGATAGTCGTGCATGTCTCCCAAGCATTAAACTATCTTCAGTTGATGTCATCATCATATATTGTAGTGATTGGAATCCCACAAATGACTTGAGAGTCCTCCAGAGGATCAGCATAGAGTCACAATCTGAATGTGTGCCCATTTTTCGTCTGTATTCATCTTGCACATTGGAGGAAAAGGCTCTTATACTTGCAAAGCATGATCATATTCTTGATAGCAATGGCCAGAATATAACGCCTATCCTGAGCCATTCTCTGCTTAGTTGGGGTGCATCATTTCAATTCAGCAGACTCGAAGAGCTAAAAAATGATGCATATTTAAGCAATGATTTTGGTGCTGAAAAACTGTTCATGGATAAAGTACTTCAGGAGTACTTAATGAAGTTGTCCACGAAAAATGATCCCAGCACTGAGATGAGCAATGCAGCCATTTCACAAGCTCGTCTGAATGGACCTTTTTATTCTAGAGATACTGTTGTAGTAGGTGAGAGGGGCGGGATATCTGCACCTGATAGTGATCTGCCAAAATTCTGGGTAAATTTGCTAGATGGGAAGTCTCCTCGTTGGCAGTATATAACTGAGCCGGCACAAAGAAGCCGTAGAAAGATACAAAACATGGAAGAAGGGAACATTCCTGCCGATGAGGCCAGTACCAAACGTAGAAAAATTGCTGGAACCTTGGATTCATCTGCAAATGTTTTAGCTGGCGAAGATAAGGACTCAATATTGCCTGAAATTAATACTACATCTAGTCGTCATCAAATATCAGTTGACCACACGTGGCAGGAACAAGGTATACTGCTGTAACTGTAATTATTAGCTCTGTTTTTCATGCACATAATGCACTGTTCTAACAGAGTCCATTTTGTAGGGGTGGAACATCTTCAGGACACACAAAAAGGTCTTCACATCAAATTGAAGCCAGAGCTATCAAAGCTATATGAATTGTTTGAACTACCGGTATGCTGAATGTAACGACCTCATTGTTCTGTTGATGTTTTAATTCTTGCTGTGTCACAAATACCTAGTGATAGTTTTTTGCCAATATATTCCTTTGGTCAGAACTAGTAACCTAATTTGACAGTATTGAAAGTTCTGTAAGAACAATATTAAGAACCAAATACATCCCAAAGAGAAGTAAAATGTTTGGTTGTCTGTAATTGATCAACAATCATAAACTGTGCCTAAACTGAAGAGTGCAGCATTCTGTACATCAATACATTATGTGTAGTAAATAAATACACAGACAAGTTATCAAAACGTAATTCACCCTACCATTCCAGTGAGGTTAAAATTCATGAAGACACATGATTTCATATACTCACCATTTGCTATTTTAGCTGATTGGATTCTTTGATGGAACGGTAACATGTTGTGCAGGGAAGTGTTCAATGTTTATGTGATGAACTTCTTCATTATACTTTGAAGAATCACCAAGTCAGTGTGGAGCCAAAGCACATATTGCATGCATTCAACATTGCACTGGTTAGAGAAGAGCCTTCTGTAATTTTGCACTACATGTTCAATGTTAGATGTTGCTGTTCTTGATGAATGTTTTCCTTCTTTGCATGCTTTATTTCAGTGCTGGCGTGCTGCTTCTCTCTCAAGGCATCAGGTTAATCATAGAGAATCACTGGCCCTTGCTGAAAAACACTTGAAATATGAGTGCAGTGAAACTCTCGCTGAGTTGGTTTATAACAAGCTAAGGATCCTAAAGAAGGAGTTCTCACATAGAGTATGCGGAACAGGCGAGAATAATCAATCAATTTCAGTAAAGAACATATCACCATATGAGCAGGAGACCTCAACTAAATATGGAAATGGCAAATCAATCCCTGAGCAGGCAGCATCTGTTGGTGGGAACGAATCACACCAAGAGGATTCACATAATTTAGTGATTGAGGCTATCGTACCAGGAGAGAAGGAAGTCAAGGAACTGCTATCTGTTCCAGAGATTCATGCAAAGCAGCATTTATCAAAGGATGTACTTCTTAATAGAATCAGAGAGAAAAGAATTAATTTGGTTGACATGGTTTTCTCCTTGAGAGAAAAGAATATCCATGATAAACAAGCAAACGAGGTGGCAATGTTTGACATGCACAGGCACAAGGGAGTGGTGAAACTGAGAGAAGCATGCAGAATAGTTGTGGAACATGTTCGTAGGTCTCAAGCTGATCCAGAGGACAGAGGTGGTCAAACGAAGCTAATAGTTGTATGGTTTACTATGCTACTATGTGCGTTTCTGAAGCACATGAGGTACCAACGTGAGAAGCTTGACTGGCAGCAATCAAAGGTGTGGACTAAGGAGTTGCAGTTGAAGGAAGATTTCCTTGACAAAGCAAAATCTGGCCAATTAGATCATACTTTTGATCAAAGTATTTGTTTACCAGATTCAGGCTTTGCTATTGAGGAATTCAGCCATTTTAGCTCCTGTGTTGATACAGCTACTTTGGCAAACTGTCCGCAGTCTTTGCACGGAACCTCAGCGATGGAAGTTACATTGGTTCGTGGTGTGATTCCATCTGATGTTATCAATGCAGAAGCAGCGAGAAATGGTTCTGCTGAAGTTTTTATCCACAGTGAAGGAAGGCTAGCATCAGAAGGTATTGGTTTGACAGAGAACATGATCAGCAATAGTTTTGATTGCATCGACTCGCAAGGAGGGGCATCTCTGTCTGTTCAACGACAATTAAATTCTAGTCCTGCAATTGATAATTCTATTGATCAGGTAGGGCATGGATTAATCAGGTCTTATACTTACTAGTTATTCTATAAGCTTAATATCTATATGTAGGAACTGTCAGCTTAACTTTTTTTTACAGAAACTTCCAACTTAATTTGCAGTCAATTTATGTAAGATCATAACACATTGAAGCTTTCATTCAAGTTTCATGTCTTGTTTTATGGATTGTAGATTTTTCAGAAACCTTTTCCTTTGTGATATAGCGAAAAGGAAAGGAGATGTTTAGTAGGCTCATCTAGGATGTGTTGTTTTTGCTCTTTCAGCGTAGCAATGTGAGCATAGTTACTTGCTCATCATGGTCTGTACAGTACACTAGTCATACAAGGTGGAACTGTATGTAGTATGTTTCCTTTCATACTATGTCATGTTTTACGGTTTGTAGATTACCCATTTAAGTTCTTTGTATTTTGCAATATAACGAAAGGAAAATAAATGTTTAGTAGGCTCATCTATGAGCATCTGTGACTCTGTGTATCCATTTACTTGAACGTACTTCCAAATAGTGGACATCCCAGTTGATGCAGCACTTATCTTTCCATTAGAGTCAGTTCTGAGCACATGGTCTCCGTGTTCCAGTTCATGGTACTTTATTACATTATGGTTACACCAGTATTCCTTTTGACTGTTTTATTATTAGTATCCTATATGACACTAATCATATGTACCTGTAACATATATCAGGAATCTTCAAGTGGTGACAATAGAAGGACCGAACATGTTGAGCAACAGAGTGGTGTGGGTTCGCAACCATTACCGGGAGAGACTGACCGACGTTTAGGAGATGCTGAAATGGAAGTTAACACCGGCAATGGAGACACTACTCAGGCAGATCCACCGGAATCACAGACTCTCGCTCCTGTGCCCAGCCAGGCTTCCTTGCAAATGTCTAAGGAAGTTGAAGCTGAGGCCAATCTTGTAATGCTGTCTGCCGAACCAATTGTAGCACCAGCACCACTTCTACGAAGAGAGGCAGAACAAGTAGACCGTTCTGGTATAACACCAGCACAGACTTTGCAAGCTGAAATGCAACCATCAGCATCCAGGGAACTTTCTACTCCGACGGATCTGACAATTCAGTCCGCACAACCAAATATGGTGCCAACTGTGCTTTCACAAAGAGATGTAGAACAATCAAGCCTACTTTCTGGTGTACCATCATCTCAGTGTTTGCCATCGGTTCCACTGTCCAGTATTCCGCTTGAAAGAACAAGCCCTTATCAGTGTCAACCAAGTCATCAACCCGAGGCTGCCCCGGGTTCTTCAGCACAACTCTTTCTGGGGGCTCCAATGGTGTTTAATCATCCACCAGTTGGTGATGAACCACTGAAAAATGAGTTGCACAGATTACGGTTATACATTGACTCACGTAATAAAGCCCACAAACTAAAGGTTTGTTGTTTCTTCTAGCTCATGTATATCTTAGTTGTGAACTTCTTACACCAGTTCTGGGATTCTCATCTTGTTCTTATTTTTTGACTTATGGACAGCAATCACAACTTATGACCGAGTGTAGCCAGGAAATAGAGAAGGTCAAACAAAAGTATAATTTGTTACTTGAAGAAAATGATTCCACTCATCTTCAGCAAAGGAAGGCGCTTGATAATTTATGTGAGAAAGTTATCCTCAACCAGTCACTAGCTGACGATTTTCGGGCTAAATTCATATCTTCTTCTGGAGCGCATGGTACTGAGTATTGACTATAAGCAATCATATTTGATGTCCTTTAAATGAATATGCTGACATGATTTTCAAACATCCGTCCCAAATCTCTATCACTAATATCTAATTACTTTGATCTGCAGCTAGAGCCCACAGCCCTCCAAATCACCAGAGACCACAGGCTTCTCAGCAAGTTCCCATGAGGCCTTCAGCGGCGGCATCGACTGCATCACCAACTGCATCGTCGACAGCTGGTCGACCACCAGTGCAGATGCATCATGTCCAACCATTACAGGTCGATcaaccatcaccatcatcatcatcgccatcttCACCTAACCCCTCCGTACTACAAAGCATTGTCAGATCAACATCAACTACTTCTGGTCTCGCGCCAGTTCTGCCACGGGGAAACTTTGGAGTCCAGAGTGAAGTAACGCGTGCACCTGCTCCTCATCTTCAGCACAGGTTGCCTCCACAGGTGCATTCGATGGCACATGCAAATCAGCAGCAGCCTCCAATTTGGCTCGAGAGCACGTCTGCAAGGACACGGTCTACCCCTGTGACTCCAGTAAATATAAGACAATCATGCCCACAGGCAGTTCCCCCAGGGAACCCATCACTGTCAAGCTTGCACCCAAGTTCACACCCCACTGTACCTGCACCATTGGGGCCATCAAGCTCACATCAAATTCAGCAGGTTCCACTACTGCCATCAAGTTCACAGCCAACACGCCTGCTGTCGCCCGTATCTTCGGTTCCAAGTCCAGTTCTGCCACTAACATCACCGCGAGGTTTGACTACGACATCTAGCGTTGC
Protein-coding regions in this window:
- the LOC123167019 gene encoding uncharacterized protein isoform X2, which translates into the protein MANTRSGGANNEGAGDASARKGSAIAKSASTSTSSAGGRESRSSSTRETSDEQKPNLRRSNRETRGKNPVGTTTVSSASTPVSQKSTRGRSNPSTPDTPKSSPKKLKGPTMKAGTPRTSDRIKKSTVSASTASNDSNGVPSPVATPDKTVNGQIDEHNSAKHKHDDASESGTRSLKKQKRLTAKSYTSLFKTSSEEYEKSPGYEGNASMVDAEDNGSVLRYEESGAHEEDDKAHLSQVVNNCLEGYTSGQCEPPEVILETDGLKSDVEKSAQCEAPEVILETDGSKTDVEISAPISEAHMTADLCSQNIVAESSPAMDAREPTHDCSEFALHTAMGRKADSSKFVEYWVPACLSRVQLEMYCYTLLSNSPALRSHSKTDSVGALRNILVSLRKCCDHPYLVDAMLQTSLTKGYPVTDILDIGVRASGKLLLLDKMLREIKGKGQRVLILTQSCGGAGNPMGDILDDFVRQRYGFESYERLERGLAVSKKQGAMSMFNDTTKGRFIFLIDSRACLPSIKLSSVDVIIIYCSDWNPTNDLRVLQRISIESQSECVPIFRLYSSCTLEEKALILAKHDHILDSNGQNITPILSHSLLSWGASFQFSRLEELKNDAYLSNDFGAEKLFMDKVLQEYLMKLSTKNDPSTEMSNAAISQARLNGPFYSRDTVVVGERGGISAPDSDLPKFWVNLLDGKSPRWQYITEPAQRSRRKIQNMEEGNIPADEASTKRRKIAGTLDSSANVLAGEDKDSILPEINTTSSRHQISVDHTWQEQGVEHLQDTQKGLHIKLKPELSKLYELFELPGSVQCLCDELLHYTLKNHQVSVEPKHILHAFNIALCWRAASLSRHQVNHRESLALAEKHLKYECSETLAELVYNKLRILKKEFSHRVCGTGENNQSISVKNISPYEQETSTKYGNGKSIPEQAASVGGNESHQEDSHNLVIEAIVPGEKEVKELLSVPEIHAKQHLSKDVLLNRIREKRINLVDMVFSLREKNIHDKQANEVAMFDMHRHKGVVKLREACRIVVEHVRRSQADPEDRGGQTKLIVVWFTMLLCAFLKHMRYQREKLDWQQSKVWTKELQLKEDFLDKAKSGQLDHTFDQSICLPDSGFAIEEFSHFSSCVDTATLANCPQSLHGTSAMEVTLVRGVIPSDVINAEAARNGSAEVFIHSEGRLASEGIGLTENMISNSFDCIDSQGGASLSVQRQLNSSPAIDNSIDQESSSGDNRRTEHVEQQSGVGSQPLPGETDRRLGDAEMEVNTGNGDTTQADPPESQTLAPVPSQASLQMSKEVEAEANLVMLSAEPIVAPAPLLRREAEQVDRSGITPAQTLQAEMQPSASRELSTPTDLTIQSAQPNMVPTVLSQRDVEQSSLLSGVPSSQCLPSVPLSSIPLERTSPYQCQPSHQPEAAPGSSAQLFLGAPMVFNHPPVGDEPLKNELHRLRLYIDSRNKAHKLKQSQLMTECSQEIEKVKQKYNLLLEENDSTHLQQRKALDNLCEKVILNQSLADDFRAKFISSSGAHARAHSPPNHQRPQASQQVPMRPSAAASTASPTASSTAGRPPVQMHHVQPLQVDQPSPSSSSPSSPNPSVLQSIVRSTSTTSGLAPVLPRGNFGVQSEVTRAPAPHLQHRLPPQVHSMAHANQQQPPIWLESTSARTRSTPVTPVNIRQSCPQAVPPGNPSLSSLHPSSHPTVPAPLGPSSSHQIQQVPLLPSSSQPTRLLSPVSSVPSPVLPLTSPRGKLGLRNDPPGVAARVDVVCLSDDE